A genomic segment from Parafrankia discariae encodes:
- a CDS encoding dihydrofolate reductase family protein, producing MRPLRYSINVTLDGCCDHRVMIADDESHRYWAASLERADALLFGRVTYEMMEAAWRQPATGTWPGWMTDWMVPFARTIDGAKKYVVSGTLDRVDWNAELVRGDLGKAVQQLKQEPGRGLFVGGMTLPLALADLGLIDEYEFVVQPILAGHGPTLFAGLSERLELKLVERQEFRSGAVALRYQPGRVST from the coding sequence ATGAGACCGCTCCGATACTCGATCAACGTCACCCTCGACGGCTGCTGCGACCACCGGGTGATGATCGCGGACGACGAGTCGCATCGCTACTGGGCCGCCAGTCTGGAACGAGCCGATGCCCTGCTCTTCGGCCGGGTGACCTACGAGATGATGGAGGCGGCATGGCGGCAGCCGGCGACGGGAACGTGGCCTGGCTGGATGACCGACTGGATGGTCCCCTTCGCCCGGACGATCGACGGGGCGAAGAAGTACGTCGTGTCGGGCACCCTGGACCGGGTCGACTGGAACGCGGAGCTCGTGCGGGGTGACCTGGGGAAAGCCGTTCAGCAGCTCAAGCAGGAGCCTGGAAGGGGCCTGTTCGTGGGAGGCATGACCCTCCCGCTGGCCTTGGCGGATCTGGGATTGATCGATGAGTACGAGTTTGTCGTGCAGCCCATCCTGGCGGGCCACGGGCCGACCTTGTTCGCCGGCCTGAGCGAGCGGCTCGAGCTGAAGCTCGTGGAGCGCCAGGAGTTCCGGTCGGGAGCGGTCGCTCTGCGGTACCAGCCCGGTCGAGTCTCGACTTGA